The Candidatus Dependentiae bacterium genome includes a window with the following:
- the asnB gene encoding asparagine synthase (glutamine-hydrolyzing) yields the protein MCGIAGYRFLSAAPYALDETVLNRVQESMSHRGPDGFRIWHASDKKTTLIHRRLSIVDLSQAGFQPLFDEEKSIAVICNGELYNHPALRKELEADGYRFSSNSDTETILYAYKKWGIACLDRLEGDFAIVIVDMRTNELYLVRDRIGVKPLYFSLQNGVLSFSSEIKALWPLPWIEKNISVRGVSHYLTYMVTPAPLTLYEGIYKLPAGFYLKADANNNISFKEWYNPLDAVAGQSLITNEAQAIDDIESIFSRAVNKRLMSDVPLGSFLSGGIDSSLIVAHMSRTSDMVKTFNVSFSDGPEYSEVEWARKVATQFKTDHHEITISEKEAFEFFQSMVYHQDEPLADCVCIPLYFVAKLLRDSGVTVVLVGEGSDELFCGYTTYAQYVDTYNKYWSPATKFVPRVIKTGVYGLAKRAIAHKPHRLSLVQQWAEGRNLFWSGAIAFPELLKKEVFDAAAHASYDSILQAIYPGFDQEADSYAIVDYHLKQVDERAPHLDFLNRMIYLEMKQRLPELLLMRLDKMAMATSVEGRVPFLDHELVEYAFRIPQALKYKNGITKYILKKVAERSLSHDVVYRKKVGFAAPTMRWFKEGIYFKPYFQEMLVKKRAEWGAYINFDAMERMYKQNAAGQRECAVQLWTLQNLIAGSTL from the coding sequence ATGTGCGGAATAGCGGGGTATAGATTTCTTTCTGCTGCGCCCTATGCGCTTGATGAAACGGTCCTTAACCGTGTTCAAGAATCGATGAGCCATCGCGGGCCGGATGGATTTCGCATTTGGCATGCTTCAGATAAAAAAACAACACTCATACATCGCCGTTTAAGCATTGTTGACCTTTCTCAAGCCGGATTTCAGCCACTTTTTGATGAAGAAAAATCTATTGCGGTTATTTGCAACGGCGAACTTTATAATCATCCTGCGCTGCGAAAAGAATTAGAAGCGGATGGATATCGATTTAGCTCTAATTCTGATACAGAAACAATTCTTTATGCATATAAAAAATGGGGAATTGCATGCTTAGATCGCCTCGAAGGCGATTTTGCTATCGTTATTGTTGATATGCGTACAAATGAACTTTATTTGGTCCGCGATAGAATTGGCGTTAAGCCTCTTTATTTTTCTTTACAAAATGGTGTTTTGAGTTTTTCTTCAGAAATTAAGGCACTTTGGCCTTTACCATGGATTGAAAAAAATATTAGCGTGCGGGGCGTTTCTCATTATTTAACCTATATGGTAACTCCCGCACCACTTACGCTTTATGAAGGTATTTATAAGTTACCCGCCGGTTTTTATCTTAAAGCAGACGCAAATAATAACATTTCATTTAAAGAATGGTATAACCCGCTCGATGCGGTTGCGGGGCAATCTCTTATCACGAATGAAGCGCAAGCGATAGATGATATTGAATCGATTTTTAGCCGCGCAGTAAATAAACGCTTAATGTCGGACGTGCCATTGGGTTCTTTTTTATCGGGTGGAATCGATTCAAGCTTGATCGTAGCGCATATGAGTCGTACTTCCGATATGGTCAAAACGTTTAACGTTTCGTTTTCTGATGGTCCGGAATACAGCGAAGTTGAATGGGCGCGAAAAGTAGCAACGCAATTTAAAACAGATCACCATGAAATTACGATCAGCGAAAAAGAGGCGTTCGAGTTTTTCCAATCAATGGTTTACCATCAAGATGAACCGCTGGCGGATTGTGTATGCATTCCTCTTTATTTTGTAGCAAAACTTTTGCGCGATTCTGGTGTTACCGTGGTTCTTGTGGGCGAAGGATCGGATGAACTTTTCTGCGGCTATACCACGTATGCGCAATATGTTGATACCTATAATAAATACTGGAGTCCCGCGACAAAATTTGTTCCGAGAGTTATTAAAACAGGCGTTTATGGATTGGCAAAGCGCGCTATTGCGCACAAACCCCATCGTCTTTCGCTTGTTCAACAATGGGCTGAGGGAAGAAATTTATTTTGGAGCGGCGCGATCGCATTTCCTGAATTATTGAAAAAGGAAGTGTTTGATGCAGCAGCGCATGCTTCATATGATTCTATTCTGCAAGCAATTTATCCGGGATTCGATCAAGAAGCTGATAGTTACGCGATCGTTGATTATCACTTAAAGCAAGTTGATGAGCGTGCACCGCATTTAGATTTTTTAAATCGAATGATCTATTTGGAGATGAAGCAACGTCTTCCAGAGCTTTTGCTGATGCGTCTTGATAAAATGGCGATGGCAACGTCGGTGGAAGGAAGGGTTCCATTCCTGGATCATGAACTCGTTGAATATGCTTTTAGAATTCCTCAAGCTCTCAAATATAAAAATGGGATAACAAAATATATTCTCAAAAAAGTTGCTGAGCGATCGTTATCGCACGATGTTGTGTATCGAAAAAAAGTTGGCTTTGCAGCGCCAACGATGCGTTGGTTTAAAGAAGGCATCTATTTTAAGCCCTATTTCCAAGAAATGCTCGTGAAAAAACGCGCGGAATGGGGAGCGTATATTAATTTCGATGCAATGGAGCGAATGTATAAGCAAAATGCAGCAGGTCAGCGGGAATGCGCGGTTCAATTATGGACGTTGCAGAATTTGATTGCGGGATCAACGTTATGA
- a CDS encoding glycosyltransferase encodes MRGSIMDVAEFDCGINVMKNEQGTILYLRTDISDREIVAGGSVSHTIGVINGFINLGYRMIVASSMMQSHMQELSIARLRKLSNPKLISFLRWKLNCLFSNIFFTIQVLRFTRAERISYIYQRYGILNCVGILVSKIKRIPLVLEYNGSEVWVEREWAFKKKFQMLWLIEKIELFNLRSADRIIVVSEPLKEELINRGISSNKILVNPNGVDPELFNSNILASQAKEIRVLHNIPGNAFVVGFVGTFSLWHGIETLAEIILKLNNKRDDIYFILVGDGPLKNFFDNEIAYLDKAKIIMPGLLAHASARKYLAACDAFISPNVPNKDGSRFFGSPTKLFEYMSLEKPVIASDLEQLAQVIKPAVRADSYNDKNQWRSACGFLAESGKSDQFISAITAICDASSNERFGIGNNARNEILHYYSWNKHVARIDEFAKGR; translated from the coding sequence ATGCGCGGTTCAATTATGGACGTTGCAGAATTTGATTGCGGGATCAACGTTATGAAAAATGAGCAGGGAACTATTCTTTATTTACGAACAGATATTTCTGATCGTGAAATTGTTGCAGGAGGTTCCGTTTCGCATACCATTGGTGTGATTAACGGTTTTATAAATCTTGGTTATCGCATGATCGTTGCCTCATCAATGATGCAATCGCACATGCAAGAACTATCAATTGCTCGATTGCGCAAACTGTCAAATCCAAAATTGATCTCTTTTTTGCGGTGGAAACTCAACTGCTTATTTTCAAATATTTTTTTTACTATTCAGGTTCTTCGTTTTACGCGTGCCGAAAGAATTTCATATATTTATCAGCGCTACGGGATTCTCAATTGCGTCGGTATATTAGTAAGTAAAATTAAAAGAATACCTCTTGTTTTAGAATATAACGGCTCAGAAGTATGGGTTGAAAGGGAATGGGCATTTAAGAAAAAATTTCAAATGCTCTGGTTGATCGAAAAAATAGAACTTTTTAACTTGCGCTCTGCTGATCGCATTATTGTCGTTTCCGAGCCACTCAAAGAAGAATTAATAAATCGCGGTATTTCGAGTAACAAAATTTTGGTAAATCCAAACGGCGTTGACCCAGAGCTATTTAATTCAAATATATTGGCATCGCAGGCGAAAGAGATTCGCGTTCTCCATAATATTCCAGGTAATGCATTTGTTGTTGGATTTGTGGGCACTTTTTCTTTGTGGCATGGTATTGAGACGCTTGCTGAAATTATTTTAAAGTTAAACAACAAAAGAGATGATATCTATTTTATCTTAGTTGGTGATGGGCCATTAAAAAACTTTTTTGATAATGAAATTGCATATCTTGATAAGGCTAAAATTATCATGCCTGGCCTGTTGGCGCATGCTAGTGCGCGCAAATACCTCGCGGCATGTGATGCATTTATTTCCCCTAATGTGCCTAACAAAGATGGCAGTAGGTTTTTTGGATCACCAACAAAATTATTTGAATATATGAGTTTAGAAAAACCTGTTATTGCTTCAGATCTTGAACAGTTGGCACAAGTGATTAAACCAGCAGTTCGCGCGGATAGCTATAATGATAAGAATCAATGGAGAAGTGCCTGCGGATTTTTAGCAGAAAGTGGCAAATCAGATCAATTTATTTCTGCAATCACGGCGATTTGTGATGCTTCTAGCAATGAACGATTTGGTATCGGGAATAATGCACGAAATGAAATTCTGCACTATTATTCATGGAATAAACACGTTGCACGTATTGATGAATTTGCAAAAGGAAGATAA
- a CDS encoding NAD(P)/FAD-dependent oxidoreductase: protein MSQKKAIIIGAGPAGLTAAYELIKRTNIKPIILEKSEYLGGISRTVNYRGNRIDIGGHRFFSKSDRVMNWWAEILPLQALQAGQTNISYQNKSRTISGSLSGPNPAIEDRVMLLRSRVSRIYFKRKFFSYPLQFNPETVRNLGLTSTVKIGASYMKSCAFPIKKEKNLEDFFINRFGTELYRTFFKSYTEKVWGLSCREISPEWGAQRIKGLSVAKTIQHFAKQLVKPTAKDIAQKNIETSLIEQFLYPKYGPGQMWQEVADRVRAGGGEIRMGWQVNKLYKEDALISKVSAFDSHTGKEELFDASHVFSTMPVKELVQSFQWQAPEEIKMLGDGLMYRDFITVGLLLKKLKIKDANGGLIKDNWIYIQEPDVFVGRLQIFNNWSPYMVADPSNAWVGLEYFCNEGDELWSKSESDLIALAIEEMYKMGFIDRADVLDATVLRVEKTYPAYFGTYNRFDQIRNYVDQFQNLFLIGRNGMHKYNNQDHSMLTAMQAVENIIAANPDKNNIWAVNTEQEYHESKRA from the coding sequence ATGAGCCAAAAAAAGGCGATTATAATTGGAGCAGGGCCTGCAGGACTAACTGCTGCATACGAGCTCATTAAACGCACTAATATTAAGCCGATTATTTTAGAAAAAAGTGAATACTTGGGCGGTATTTCTCGCACCGTTAATTATCGCGGTAATCGTATTGATATAGGTGGTCATCGTTTTTTTTCAAAGTCGGACCGTGTGATGAATTGGTGGGCAGAGATTCTGCCGCTTCAAGCGCTTCAGGCAGGGCAAACAAATATTTCATATCAAAATAAATCGCGCACAATTTCTGGTAGTTTGAGTGGCCCAAATCCAGCAATTGAAGATCGTGTAATGCTTTTGCGTTCCCGCGTTTCGCGTATTTATTTTAAAAGAAAATTTTTTTCTTATCCGTTGCAATTTAATCCGGAAACGGTTCGCAATCTAGGGCTTACCTCTACAGTAAAAATTGGCGCAAGTTACATGAAAAGCTGTGCTTTTCCAATAAAAAAAGAAAAAAACTTAGAAGATTTTTTTATCAATCGGTTCGGCACGGAACTTTATCGAACCTTTTTTAAATCATATACAGAAAAAGTATGGGGTCTTTCATGCAGAGAAATTAGCCCAGAATGGGGCGCGCAACGCATTAAAGGTCTTTCGGTTGCAAAAACAATTCAGCATTTTGCAAAGCAGTTAGTAAAGCCTACGGCAAAGGATATTGCACAAAAAAATATTGAAACAAGCTTAATTGAACAGTTTCTGTATCCCAAATATGGGCCGGGCCAAATGTGGCAAGAGGTTGCCGATCGCGTTCGTGCTGGCGGTGGTGAAATAAGAATGGGTTGGCAAGTAAATAAATTATATAAAGAAGATGCATTGATATCAAAAGTGAGCGCATTTGATTCCCACACCGGCAAAGAAGAGCTTTTTGATGCGTCTCATGTATTTTCCACCATGCCGGTTAAAGAACTCGTTCAATCGTTTCAATGGCAAGCGCCCGAAGAGATTAAAATGCTCGGCGACGGCTTAATGTACCGAGATTTTATTACAGTCGGCCTCCTTTTAAAGAAATTAAAAATTAAAGATGCTAATGGTGGGCTCATTAAAGATAATTGGATTTATATTCAGGAGCCCGATGTGTTTGTCGGGCGGTTACAAATTTTCAATAACTGGAGCCCGTACATGGTTGCTGATCCTAGCAATGCGTGGGTTGGCCTTGAATATTTTTGCAATGAAGGGGATGAACTGTGGAGCAAATCTGAATCAGATTTGATTGCCCTCGCCATCGAAGAAATGTACAAAATGGGCTTTATTGATCGAGCAGATGTTTTAGATGCGACGGTTTTGCGCGTTGAAAAAACGTATCCAGCTTATTTTGGTACTTATAATCGCTTTGATCAGATACGAAACTACGTAGATCAATTTCAAAATCTTTTTCTTATTGGCCGCAATGGCATGCATAAATATAATAATCAAGATCATTCAATGCTGACAGCGATGCAAGCGGTAGAAAATATTATCGCTGCAAATCCTGACAAAAATAATATTTGGGCGGTAAATACCGAGCAAGAATATCATGAATCTAAACGCGCTTAA
- a CDS encoding glycosyltransferase family 39 protein, giving the protein MNLNALKNYFPEISSRRFTQIGTSLIILMVILMGIVQIYAPFDQDEIEAVHTAWKVIHDGEIYRDFFQHHHPFLYYLLVPIIKFFGEVYHTLLIIRMIVFFQYFLIGLITYLLAKKLFNAETAILSVYLLLTSVIFTKLLQIRPDGPQVLCGMISLLFLFSFFEQQNKQKRCVQLIVSALFLSLSFLFLQKAIFLMAAIGSILLFQLYQRKVSFIECAVFAIVFSLPVLIYFLYIWSIGAWDFYLKFNWLLNAMHTGRFLPFYTLQLLAMSQLLCAFYAIGIFYYLESYYQKIIGWCSLWLLFAAIVIARFSYAQYYAPAIPLMAMIAGYALYKMCMGNTYKMLMIIFALSWGSLIGNAYQVVKMVVKGINREPHEKINFVLNNAPEGSSVYDGKSFFNLFRHDVDFFWFEARMNHDKSDLIPIYERLTGNNYDVHAAVEKYAPSIISNYYVNLNNKIIVNSYDQSEKFDDLLIRKKEIFHGAAE; this is encoded by the coding sequence ATGAATCTAAACGCGCTTAAAAACTATTTTCCTGAAATTTCATCGCGCAGATTCACACAAATTGGAACTTCACTAATAATTTTGATGGTGATCTTAATGGGCATTGTGCAAATCTATGCACCATTTGATCAAGATGAGATTGAAGCAGTGCATACTGCATGGAAAGTGATCCATGATGGCGAAATTTATCGCGATTTTTTTCAGCATCATCATCCGTTTTTATACTATCTGTTGGTGCCAATTATTAAGTTTTTTGGTGAGGTATATCACACCTTGCTCATTATTCGCATGATCGTTTTTTTCCAATATTTTTTGATCGGATTGATCACCTATCTTCTTGCAAAAAAACTTTTCAATGCTGAAACAGCGATTTTAAGCGTTTATTTATTGCTCACTTCAGTGATTTTTACAAAACTTTTGCAAATTCGGCCAGATGGCCCACAGGTTCTTTGCGGAATGATTTCGCTTCTTTTTTTATTTTCTTTTTTTGAACAACAAAATAAACAAAAGCGATGTGTGCAGCTTATCGTGAGTGCATTGTTTTTATCGCTCTCTTTTTTATTTTTGCAAAAGGCGATTTTCTTAATGGCTGCTATTGGATCTATTCTCTTGTTCCAGTTATATCAGCGCAAGGTTTCTTTCATTGAATGTGCAGTATTTGCAATTGTTTTTTCACTACCGGTACTTATTTATTTTTTATACATATGGTCCATTGGTGCATGGGATTTCTATTTAAAATTCAATTGGCTGCTGAATGCGATGCACACCGGCAGGTTTTTGCCATTTTATACATTGCAGCTTTTGGCAATGAGTCAATTGTTGTGCGCTTTTTATGCAATAGGTATTTTTTATTATCTTGAGAGCTATTATCAAAAAATAATTGGTTGGTGCTCTCTATGGCTTTTGTTTGCAGCAATAGTTATTGCAAGATTTTCGTATGCGCAATATTATGCGCCAGCAATTCCGCTTATGGCGATGATTGCTGGATACGCGCTTTACAAAATGTGCATGGGAAATACGTATAAAATGCTCATGATTATTTTTGCTCTTTCCTGGGGATCACTTATTGGAAACGCCTATCAAGTTGTAAAAATGGTGGTGAAAGGAATTAATCGCGAGCCGCATGAGAAAATTAATTTTGTGTTGAATAATGCTCCAGAAGGCTCATCTGTTTACGATGGAAAAAGTTTTTTTAATTTGTTCAGGCACGATGTCGATTTCTTTTGGTTTGAAGCACGTATGAATCACGACAAATCAGATTTAATACCGATTTATGAGCGATTGACCGGAAACAACTATGATGTGCATGCGGCGGTTGAAAAATATGCGCCGTCTATTATTTCAAATTATTATGTGAATCTAAATAACAAAATAATCGTGAATAGCTATGATCAATCAGAAAAGTTTGATGATTTATTGATAAGAAAAAAGGAGATTTTCCATGGAGCTGCCGAATAA
- a CDS encoding methyltransferase domain-containing protein, with product MELPNNTIKESSKQVWGASPAGWTFGQSYKPGTKEFFDSVIAKRFSYEVPWLDEIVQFKRFRGKSILEIGSGCGYDAYQFCKAGASYTGIDITPQNPILAKKHLLYYGYDATFSEMDVENISFIEQFDYIYTFGVLHHTPDMQKALSNCYKALKYDGEIQVIVYNKWSIFYIMTTVFWEWICRRGFLKRSLATQRSFIEHSESGARPLVNVYSKRELKTLLKGAGFSIVKTEIRKLVADDLPMIRLVWRTYKYIPQSILDFIGRYFGWYVSVRAIKNIKERR from the coding sequence ATGGAGCTGCCGAATAACACAATTAAGGAGTCTTCCAAACAGGTTTGGGGTGCAAGCCCAGCCGGATGGACTTTTGGACAATCGTATAAACCAGGGACAAAAGAATTTTTTGATTCAGTAATTGCAAAGCGATTTTCCTATGAAGTTCCATGGCTCGATGAGATTGTCCAGTTTAAGCGTTTTAGGGGAAAATCAATATTGGAAATTGGAAGTGGTTGCGGCTACGATGCATATCAGTTTTGCAAGGCAGGTGCGAGTTATACGGGTATTGATATCACACCGCAAAATCCAATTTTGGCAAAAAAACATCTCCTATATTATGGATATGATGCAACGTTTTCAGAAATGGATGTTGAGAATATTTCGTTTATTGAGCAATTTGATTATATCTATACATTTGGCGTTTTGCATCATACGCCTGATATGCAAAAAGCACTTTCAAACTGCTATAAAGCTTTAAAGTATGATGGTGAAATACAAGTAATTGTTTATAACAAATGGTCTATTTTTTATATTATGACTACTGTTTTTTGGGAATGGATTTGTAGAAGAGGCTTTTTGAAGCGATCTTTGGCTACGCAGCGATCATTTATAGAACATTCTGAAAGTGGGGCGCGCCCGCTTGTGAATGTGTATAGTAAGAGAGAGCTTAAAACATTGCTCAAGGGCGCTGGCTTTTCAATTGTTAAAACAGAGATACGAAAGCTTGTGGCTGACGATCTGCCAATGATTAGATTGGTTTGGCGCACATATAAATATATACCTCAATCAATTCTGGATTTTATTGGGCGATATTTTGGTTGGTATGTATCGGTGCGGGCGATTAAGAACATAAAAGAGCGAAGGTAG
- a CDS encoding FkbM family methyltransferase, protein MKNKYLFFKLCAALIPWLPAKGTVFNFSDPKETLPYVLQFMPTEPIIVEAGSFDGNDSVFLATRVPNAKVHSFEPVPELYKKVKIATQNFKNIFTYELALSDKNGEAIFHVSELTYQQGTASASSSLLPPNQYLLNTTPLVFPRKITVRTATLDTWAQENGISHVDLLWLDMQGYELNMLKGSPNILKTVKAILTEVEFVAGYEGQYLYEDVKNFLESEGFELKGLNTAPKWYGDALFIRP, encoded by the coding sequence ATGAAGAACAAATATCTTTTTTTCAAACTTTGTGCTGCTTTAATACCTTGGCTTCCCGCAAAAGGAACTGTATTTAATTTTAGTGATCCAAAAGAAACTTTGCCTTATGTGCTCCAATTTATGCCCACTGAGCCAATAATTGTTGAAGCAGGATCTTTTGATGGAAATGATTCTGTCTTTTTAGCGACAAGAGTACCAAACGCAAAAGTACATTCATTCGAGCCGGTTCCTGAGCTTTATAAAAAAGTCAAAATTGCTACCCAAAATTTCAAAAACATATTTACTTATGAACTCGCTTTGTCTGATAAAAATGGTGAAGCAATATTTCATGTCTCAGAATTGACATATCAACAAGGCACTGCCTCCGCCTCCAGCTCTTTGTTGCCCCCAAATCAGTATCTGCTCAATACCACGCCTCTCGTGTTTCCAAGGAAAATCACAGTTCGGACAGCAACTTTAGATACATGGGCGCAAGAAAATGGAATTTCTCACGTGGATCTACTATGGCTCGATATGCAAGGCTACGAATTAAATATGCTAAAAGGATCCCCAAATATTCTCAAGACAGTAAAAGCTATTTTAACGGAAGTCGAATTTGTTGCAGGATATGAAGGTCAGTATTTATATGAAGACGTTAAAAACTTTCTTGAGTCCGAAGGTTTTGAGCTCAAAGGGCTTAATACCGCTCCAAAATGGTATGGAGACGCATTATTTATTCGTCCATGA
- a CDS encoding class I SAM-dependent methyltransferase, whose product MNQQQLKQSIHNYWNQRSCGTEVTCQKKYSAEYFNEIEAYRYRIEPEIFSFAQFTRFRNKRLLEVGVGAGTDFVQWVRAGAHAYGIDLTAEAIENVRHRLMLEDLRPYDLQVADAENIPYPDNSFDVVYSWGVIHHSSNTMRCIEEIVRVCKPGGTIKLMIYHRYSLFAFYRYVLAGLCRGRPFRSLSNILFHDQESLGTKAYTFKEVKKMLKSLPITINEIKAEVGYHDLLVYKSWPFRVSAYLLACIFGWQRAGFFMTINLKKKTE is encoded by the coding sequence ATGAATCAACAGCAATTAAAACAATCTATTCATAATTATTGGAATCAACGAAGTTGTGGCACCGAAGTCACGTGCCAGAAAAAATATTCAGCTGAATATTTTAATGAAATAGAAGCATACCGCTATCGGATTGAGCCAGAAATTTTTTCATTTGCACAGTTTACTCGGTTCCGCAATAAACGTTTACTTGAAGTGGGTGTAGGTGCGGGTACCGATTTTGTGCAGTGGGTGCGCGCGGGAGCTCATGCATACGGAATTGATTTGACTGCTGAAGCAATCGAAAATGTGCGGCATCGTTTAATGTTGGAAGATCTGAGGCCATACGATTTACAAGTTGCAGATGCAGAAAATATTCCGTATCCGGATAACTCGTTTGATGTCGTTTATTCATGGGGAGTTATACATCACTCGTCAAATACCATGCGATGCATAGAAGAAATTGTTCGTGTTTGTAAGCCTGGCGGAACTATTAAATTAATGATATACCATCGCTATTCGCTTTTTGCTTTTTATCGTTATGTGCTAGCGGGTCTTTGTAGGGGCAGGCCATTTCGTTCATTGAGCAATATTCTTTTTCATGATCAAGAAAGTTTGGGAACAAAGGCTTACACTTTTAAAGAAGTAAAAAAGATGCTTAAATCTTTGCCGATAACTATTAACGAAATAAAGGCAGAGGTCGGTTATCATGACCTGTTGGTATACAAATCATGGCCTTTTAGGGTATCTGCCTATTTATTAGCTTGCATTTTCGGGTGGCAACGGGCCGGTTTTTTTATGACGATAAATTTGAAGAAAAAGACTGAATGA
- a CDS encoding FkbM family methyltransferase, protein MKILILSLVFLSLIHNQENLYCSDSLSYDLVGGLSNILVCPISESIGHTWSNGSVYDKHLIEKFYELLKKHDDYFVALDLGAQTGCFSLLAKFFPNSKWYAFEPIEEAAGALKKNLALNDISNVFVYQMAAADFKGKAILKMPAMNAWGLACIGSNIERFTVVMEREIECVDLDSFVLAENIEKVHFIKIDTEGAEFAILNGAKKMIMRDHPIIIMEYNEANMRQCGSSKEKINNLLSAFGYEWKLVSSDDILCMPKKGKARFFSYIF, encoded by the coding sequence ATGAAAATTTTAATTCTATCTTTGGTGTTTCTTTCTTTGATTCATAATCAAGAAAACTTATATTGCTCTGATAGCTTATCCTATGATCTAGTTGGCGGCCTATCAAATATTCTAGTATGTCCAATTTCGGAAAGCATTGGGCATACGTGGTCGAACGGGTCAGTTTATGATAAGCATTTGATAGAAAAATTTTATGAACTACTAAAAAAGCACGATGACTATTTTGTTGCGCTTGATTTGGGGGCACAAACAGGTTGTTTCTCTTTGTTGGCCAAGTTTTTTCCAAATTCAAAATGGTACGCGTTCGAGCCTATCGAAGAAGCAGCTGGCGCACTAAAAAAAAATCTTGCACTTAATGATATTTCGAATGTTTTTGTTTACCAAATGGCAGCAGCCGACTTTAAGGGTAAGGCTATTCTTAAGATGCCTGCGATGAATGCATGGGGGTTGGCATGTATAGGATCAAATATAGAGCGATTTACGGTTGTTATGGAAAGAGAAATTGAATGTGTCGATTTAGATAGTTTTGTATTAGCTGAGAATATTGAAAAGGTGCATTTTATAAAAATCGATACAGAAGGCGCAGAATTTGCAATTCTGAATGGCGCAAAAAAAATGATTATGCGCGATCATCCGATTATTATTATGGAATATAATGAGGCAAATATGAGGCAATGCGGCTCAAGCAAAGAAAAGATAAATAATCTATTATCAGCGTTTGGTTATGAGTGGAAATTGGTAAGTTCTGACGATATCCTATGCATGCCCAAAAAGGGAAAAGCGCGCTTTTTTAGTTATATTTTTTAA
- a CDS encoding glycosyltransferase family 2 protein: MVNKIFALVKNDAESESLQKYSLTKNGQLISIILPIYNEAENISLIYIELSKIFERLDCYNFEIIFVNDGSSDESWNLISKLAESDKRITSINFSRNFGHQMALTAGYDYAHGDAIITMDADLQDPPQLIIEMLKKWDQGFQIVYARRTDRKDSFLKKITAQWYYLLLDKIADVHIPRNVGDFRLIDKKVLTTIRNCREKSRYLRGMVAWSGFRSTYVDFNRSNRHAGKTGYTWAKMIKLAFDGMTGFSLFPLRLAAFIGIFVIATGGAMLLFICCDTFFYGIYYPLFKWLTTIMYIFMGIQFLLMWILGEYIGRIFEQQKGRPLYIIDDVVNQEKMIASLKKDRNEPHQPRV, from the coding sequence TTGGTTAATAAAATTTTTGCGCTAGTAAAAAATGATGCGGAAAGTGAATCCTTGCAGAAATATTCATTAACAAAAAATGGACAGTTAATTTCAATTATTCTACCTATCTATAATGAAGCAGAAAATATTTCGTTAATATATATAGAGCTCAGTAAAATCTTTGAGCGGCTTGATTGTTATAATTTTGAAATTATCTTTGTTAATGATGGCAGTAGCGATGAATCATGGAATTTAATTTCAAAACTCGCTGAATCTGATAAACGCATTACAAGCATTAATTTTAGTCGTAATTTTGGTCATCAGATGGCGCTGACGGCGGGTTATGATTATGCTCATGGCGACGCAATAATCACTATGGATGCAGATTTGCAAGATCCTCCACAGTTGATCATTGAAATGCTTAAAAAATGGGATCAGGGTTTTCAAATTGTGTATGCTCGTCGAACTGATCGAAAAGACTCATTTTTAAAAAAAATTACTGCTCAGTGGTATTATCTTTTACTTGATAAAATAGCTGATGTTCATATACCGCGCAATGTGGGCGATTTCAGGCTGATCGATAAAAAAGTTCTTACAACAATAAGAAACTGTCGAGAAAAGTCGCGGTATTTGCGCGGTATGGTCGCATGGTCAGGATTTAGATCTACGTATGTCGATTTCAATCGATCAAATCGGCATGCGGGCAAAACAGGCTATACTTGGGCCAAAATGATTAAGTTGGCTTTTGATGGCATGACCGGATTTTCACTTTTTCCATTACGGTTAGCTGCATTTATTGGAATTTTTGTGATAGCAACTGGAGGCGCAATGCTCCTATTTATTTGTTGCGATACCTTTTTTTATGGTATTTATTATCCATTATTTAAATGGCTAACAACAATCATGTATATTTTCATGGGGATACAATTTCTTTTGATGTGGATTCTTGGCGAATATATTGGTAGGATTTTTGAACAACAAAAAGGCAGACCTCTTTATATTATTGATGATGTTGTCAACCAAGAAAAAATGATTGCATCATTAAAAAAGGATAGAAATGAGCCACATCAGCCAAGAGTTTGA